A genomic window from Massilia sp. METH4 includes:
- the greA gene encoding transcription elongation factor GreA yields MNSVPLTKYGAELLKEELHQLKTKERRIVIDAIAEARSHGDLSENAEYDAAKERQAFVEGRIAELEGKLSSAQIIDPATLDADGRVVFAATVDLEDLESGQKVSYQIVGIDEADIKLNKVSVTSPIARALIGKSAGDIVEVQAPSGPREYEILEVRYV; encoded by the coding sequence ATGAATTCTGTTCCACTCACTAAATACGGCGCCGAACTCCTCAAGGAAGAACTGCACCAGCTGAAGACCAAGGAACGCCGTATCGTCATCGACGCGATCGCCGAGGCGCGTTCGCATGGCGACCTGTCCGAAAACGCCGAATACGACGCGGCGAAAGAGCGCCAGGCCTTCGTGGAAGGCCGCATCGCCGAACTGGAAGGCAAGCTGTCTTCCGCCCAGATCATCGACCCGGCCACGCTCGATGCCGATGGCCGCGTCGTGTTCGCCGCCACCGTCGACCTGGAAGACCTGGAGTCGGGCCAGAAGGTCAGCTACCAGATCGTGGGTATCGACGAAGCCGATATCAAGCTGAACAAGGTGTCCGTCACCTCGCCGATCGCGCGCGCCCTGATCGGCAAGTCGGCCGGCGACATCGTCGAAGTGCAGGCCCCGAGCGGCCCGCGCGAATACGAAATCCTCGAAGTCCGCTACGTGTGA
- a CDS encoding DUF4149 domain-containing protein gives MLAKAGLLERVRLLVTVLWAGSLWTVGYLVAPTLFATLSDRVLAGSIAGAMFHAEAMLSLGCALALLVLLKFATPDWTPRRRRTVLALIAAMALCTVVSHYGLQPMMAELRAAAGPGGVMESAARSRFGMLHGISSVIFLVQSVLAGWLILKQ, from the coding sequence ATGCTGGCGAAAGCAGGGCTGCTGGAGAGGGTTCGCCTTCTCGTGACCGTGCTGTGGGCCGGCAGCCTGTGGACCGTGGGCTACCTGGTCGCGCCCACGCTGTTTGCCACGTTGTCCGACCGCGTGCTGGCCGGGTCGATCGCCGGCGCCATGTTCCACGCCGAGGCCATGCTGTCGCTGGGCTGCGCGCTGGCGCTGCTGGTGCTGCTGAAGTTCGCCACCCCCGACTGGACGCCGAGGCGCCGCCGCACCGTGCTGGCGCTGATCGCCGCGATGGCGCTGTGCACCGTCGTCAGCCACTATGGCCTGCAACCCATGATGGCCGAACTGCGTGCCGCCGCGGGACCGGGCGGGGTGATGGAGTCCGCCGCCAGGTCGCGCTTCGGCATGCTGCATGGGATTTCCAGCGTAATCTTCCTCGTGCAAAGCGTCCTGGCGGGCTGGCTGATCCTCAAGCAATAG